In Hymenobacter oligotrophus, the following are encoded in one genomic region:
- a CDS encoding efflux RND transporter periplasmic adaptor subunit, which translates to MNAFLNIRIRSPRNFSLLATGLLLSGALGSCSSGASEPAAEKPMPAAPATVTTFRLTDAPAVRRLRLPAELKPFEQVDLFPRVGAFVKQVLVDRGARVTKGQTLAILEAPELAAQLARARSRWQAAQAKLSGTRASYERLLRTSQEPGTISPNDLERARAEMQADQANVQAAYSELQVSRELSNYLVVRAPFSGTITARNVSAGALVGPGGGQPAAPLFSLENSRTLRLEVAVPEAAAGQWLQPGAKVPFTVPAFPGQTFTGVFRRNASRLSQTVRSELVEMDVANPDGRLKAGMYAQVLVALPTDAKALAVPTSAVFASPDVPKQAQVVRVQQGRAQWVPVRKGQLLSRDTVVVFGPLSPGDELVREAAEQVPDGQPVTVAKAKPTGV; encoded by the coding sequence ATGAATGCCTTCCTGAACATACGTATCCGCTCACCCCGGAATTTTTCTCTGCTGGCGACGGGCCTGCTGCTGAGCGGCGCGCTGGGCAGCTGCTCGTCCGGCGCTTCGGAGCCCGCGGCCGAGAAGCCTATGCCGGCCGCGCCGGCCACCGTAACCACCTTTCGGCTGACCGATGCGCCGGCCGTGCGCCGGCTGCGGCTGCCCGCCGAGCTCAAGCCCTTCGAGCAGGTAGACCTGTTTCCCCGCGTGGGCGCTTTCGTGAAGCAAGTGCTGGTGGACCGCGGTGCCCGCGTGACCAAGGGCCAGACGCTGGCCATACTCGAAGCCCCGGAGCTGGCCGCCCAGCTGGCTCGCGCCCGCTCGCGCTGGCAGGCGGCCCAGGCCAAACTCTCGGGCACCCGGGCCAGCTACGAGCGGCTGCTGCGCACCAGCCAGGAGCCGGGCACCATTTCGCCCAATGACCTGGAGCGGGCCCGCGCCGAGATGCAGGCCGACCAAGCCAACGTGCAGGCCGCGTATTCCGAGCTGCAGGTCAGCCGGGAGCTGAGCAACTACCTGGTGGTGCGTGCCCCGTTCAGCGGCACCATCACGGCCCGCAACGTATCGGCCGGGGCCCTGGTGGGTCCGGGCGGGGGCCAGCCGGCCGCGCCCTTGTTCTCGCTGGAAAACAGCCGCACCCTGCGCCTGGAAGTGGCCGTGCCCGAAGCCGCGGCCGGCCAGTGGCTCCAGCCCGGGGCTAAGGTGCCGTTTACAGTCCCGGCTTTTCCCGGCCAGACTTTCACCGGCGTGTTCCGCCGCAACGCCAGTCGCCTGAGCCAAACGGTGCGCTCGGAACTGGTGGAAATGGACGTGGCCAACCCCGACGGCCGCCTGAAAGCGGGCATGTACGCCCAGGTGCTGGTGGCCCTGCCCACCGACGCGAAAGCCCTTGCCGTGCCGACCTCGGCGGTGTTTGCCAGCCCGGACGTGCCCAAGCAGGCGCAGGTGGTGCGGGTGCAGCAGGGCCGCGCCCAATGGGTGCCCGTGCGCAAGGGCCAGCTCCTGAGCCGGGATACGGTGGTCGTGTTCGGCCCGCTGTCACCCGGCGATGAGCTGGTGCGCGAAGCGGCAGAGCAAGTACCGGACGGGCAACCCGTCACGGTCGCGAAGGCGAAACCCACCGGTGTCTGA
- a CDS encoding TlpA family protein disulfide reductase, producing the protein MNRKTLSQWLPLAVFALVLFTPLRTPVLGFLQRGLLATGLWKADAPAQPASSAEPTPIVATGGAAYPHNLPLVTLDGKHANLSDLKGKVVFVNLWASWCPPCVAEMPGIHALYQKMDPKKVAFVMLSLDENPAKAQAMLKRQGYTFPVYFPAGPLAPPFDSNSIPSTVILAPDGQVAARHDGMAEYDTPEFKAALEKLAR; encoded by the coding sequence ATGAATCGTAAAACCCTTTCCCAGTGGCTCCCGCTGGCAGTATTTGCCCTCGTTCTGTTCACTCCCCTGCGTACGCCGGTGCTGGGCTTTTTGCAGCGCGGCTTGTTGGCCACCGGCCTGTGGAAGGCGGATGCGCCGGCTCAGCCGGCCAGCTCCGCCGAGCCGACGCCCATCGTGGCCACGGGCGGCGCGGCCTACCCGCACAACTTACCCCTCGTCACGCTGGATGGCAAGCATGCCAACCTGAGCGACCTAAAGGGCAAGGTGGTGTTTGTGAACCTGTGGGCCAGCTGGTGCCCACCCTGCGTGGCCGAGATGCCCGGCATTCACGCCCTTTACCAGAAGATGGACCCCAAGAAGGTAGCCTTCGTGATGTTGTCCCTGGATGAAAACCCGGCCAAGGCCCAGGCCATGCTCAAGCGCCAGGGCTACACCTTCCCGGTATACTTTCCCGCCGGTCCGCTGGCCCCGCCGTTTGATTCCAATTCCATTCCTTCCACGGTCATTCTGGCGCCGGATGGGCAGGTGGCCGCCCGCCACGACGGCATGGCCGAGTACGATACCCCGGAATTCAAAGCAGCCCTGGAAAAGCTGGCGCGGTAA
- a CDS encoding VIT1/CCC1 transporter family protein → MRHDENHRTHRIGWLRAAVLGANDGIISTASLVVGVAAANASREAVLVAGVAGLVAGAMSMATGEYVSVSSQADTEQADMAREKAELAADPAAEHRELAAIYVERGLTQSLADEVAKQLMAHDALGTHARDELGITETAAANPVQAALASAGTFTVGAALPLLVILVSPVQQLTWTVSITSLVFLAALGGLAAYVGGSSVLKAAVRVTSWGVLAMGLTALVGYLFNVTPA, encoded by the coding sequence ATGCGCCACGATGAAAACCACCGCACCCACCGCATCGGCTGGCTCCGCGCCGCCGTGCTCGGAGCCAACGACGGCATCATCTCCACGGCCAGCTTGGTCGTGGGCGTGGCCGCCGCTAATGCCTCGCGCGAGGCCGTGCTGGTAGCGGGAGTGGCCGGGCTGGTAGCAGGTGCTATGTCGATGGCTACGGGTGAGTACGTGTCCGTTAGCTCCCAAGCCGATACCGAGCAGGCCGATATGGCGCGGGAAAAGGCCGAGTTGGCCGCCGACCCCGCGGCCGAGCACCGCGAGTTGGCCGCCATCTACGTGGAGCGGGGTCTAACCCAGTCGTTGGCGGATGAAGTGGCCAAGCAGCTCATGGCCCATGACGCCCTCGGCACCCACGCCCGCGACGAGTTAGGCATCACCGAAACGGCCGCCGCCAACCCCGTGCAGGCCGCGCTGGCCTCGGCTGGCACGTTCACGGTAGGCGCAGCCTTGCCGCTGCTGGTTATCCTGGTGTCGCCGGTGCAACAGCTGACCTGGACGGTGTCTATCACCTCGCTGGTGTTTCTGGCCGCGCTGGGCGGGCTGGCCGCTTACGTGGGCGGCTCCAGCGTGCTGAAAGCCGCCGTGCGCGTCACGTCCTGGGGCGTGTTGGCCATGGGGCTTACGGCGCTGGTTGGATACTTATTCAACGTCACGCCTGCCTAA
- a CDS encoding ZIP family metal transporter: protein MPHAAAHSSTILLFSLLPVLVMVAGATLAVWRAPGPALRSAILHFAAGVVFSVVAVELLPDIVRQHAPLEVGLGFGLGVATMFGLRQLTRKLEDANAPSTPEPTTAASTPAAPSRLPWGLLVGVGIDIFIDGLLLGIGFAAGAKEGTLLAVALTIELLSLGLATAVQLREDGHGKAQTVGIVAGTSLLLLAGAGLGTTLLSGASGNLLEIVLSFGLAALLFLVTEELLLEAHEEPESPWLTSAFFVGFLLFLLLGMLV from the coding sequence ATGCCCCACGCCGCCGCTCACTCGTCGACTATCCTGTTGTTTTCCTTACTCCCTGTGCTGGTAATGGTAGCAGGGGCGACACTAGCCGTGTGGCGGGCACCCGGCCCGGCTCTGCGTAGCGCCATTTTGCACTTCGCGGCCGGGGTAGTGTTTTCGGTGGTAGCGGTGGAGCTGCTACCCGACATCGTGCGCCAACATGCGCCGCTGGAAGTGGGGCTGGGTTTCGGGTTAGGGGTAGCCACCATGTTCGGGCTGCGGCAGCTTACTCGCAAGCTAGAAGACGCCAACGCCCCGTCCACGCCTGAACCGACTACTGCCGCATCGACGCCAGCCGCCCCAAGCCGCCTTCCGTGGGGGCTATTGGTTGGAGTAGGTATCGATATTTTCATCGACGGCCTGTTGCTGGGCATCGGCTTTGCGGCCGGCGCCAAAGAAGGTACGCTCCTGGCCGTAGCGCTGACCATCGAGCTGCTGTCGTTGGGGCTGGCCACGGCGGTTCAGCTGCGCGAGGACGGACACGGCAAGGCTCAAACAGTGGGGATAGTAGCGGGCACGTCGCTGCTGCTGCTGGCCGGCGCCGGCCTCGGCACGACGCTGCTCAGCGGTGCGTCGGGCAATCTGCTGGAAATTGTATTGTCGTTCGGTTTGGCGGCGTTGCTTTTCCTGGTTACCGAAGAGTTGTTGCTCGAAGCACACGAGGAGCCGGAATCCCCTTGGCTGACCTCCGCCTTCTTCGTTGGTTTCCTGCTGTTTTTGCTGCTGGGCATGCTGGTGTAA
- a CDS encoding efflux RND transporter periplasmic adaptor subunit: MNKIASLSLLLSLTLMASCGKDKPTEAETNTTETAPAGKDGGTESTEAASDVVTLSPAEQQAGGIKTGRIADRPMGAGLAVNGTLDVPPESSLSITAPLGGYVQSTELLQGSRVRKGEVLAVIRNPEFVTLQQAYLETRSRLKFAQAELARQKELYQQEVAPLKNYQRAQAEVEALQVQTSAQAARLRIAGLPVGGGIVTTAALRAPRAGFVRAVNVTVGQSVTATEPLFEIVDPEHLHVELTVFERDVARVQKGQLIRFTLASDSTGKPHTRTAHVYLVGKAIGADRTVRVHGHLDKENDPALLPGLYVRALIETGRTNAPTLPNAALVRFEGQQYAFAVEQPGRYRMVPVKPGRSEDDFTEVTLPETVPATTTFVTEGAYSLLAKLKNAEEEE; the protein is encoded by the coding sequence ATGAATAAGATTGCATCTCTCTCGTTGCTGCTAAGCCTGACCCTAATGGCCAGCTGCGGCAAGGACAAGCCCACCGAAGCTGAAACCAATACAACGGAAACCGCCCCAGCCGGTAAGGATGGCGGAACAGAATCCACCGAAGCCGCCTCCGACGTCGTCACGCTGTCCCCGGCCGAGCAACAGGCCGGCGGAATCAAAACCGGCCGGATAGCCGACCGCCCCATGGGCGCGGGCCTGGCCGTGAACGGCACGCTGGACGTGCCTCCGGAAAGCTCCCTGTCTATCACTGCTCCTTTGGGCGGCTACGTGCAAAGCACCGAGCTGCTGCAGGGCAGCCGCGTACGCAAAGGCGAGGTGCTGGCCGTCATCCGCAACCCCGAATTCGTAACCCTGCAGCAGGCCTACCTGGAAACGCGCAGCCGGCTCAAGTTCGCCCAGGCCGAGCTGGCCCGACAGAAAGAGCTTTACCAGCAGGAAGTGGCCCCGCTGAAAAACTACCAGCGGGCCCAGGCCGAAGTGGAAGCCCTGCAGGTGCAAACCAGCGCCCAGGCCGCCCGCCTGCGCATCGCCGGCCTGCCCGTGGGTGGCGGCATCGTGACCACGGCCGCCCTGCGCGCCCCGCGGGCCGGCTTTGTGCGGGCCGTCAACGTCACGGTGGGCCAGAGCGTGACGGCCACCGAGCCCCTGTTTGAAATCGTAGACCCCGAGCACCTGCACGTGGAGCTGACCGTGTTCGAGCGGGACGTGGCCCGGGTGCAGAAAGGGCAGCTGATTCGCTTCACCCTGGCCAGCGACTCCACCGGCAAGCCCCACACCCGCACGGCGCACGTGTACCTGGTCGGCAAGGCCATCGGCGCCGACCGCACCGTGCGCGTGCACGGCCACCTGGATAAGGAAAACGACCCGGCCCTGCTGCCGGGCCTCTACGTGCGCGCCCTGATTGAAACCGGCCGCACCAACGCGCCCACGCTGCCCAACGCGGCGCTGGTGCGCTTTGAGGGCCAACAATATGCCTTCGCTGTGGAACAGCCCGGCCGTTACCGCATGGTGCCCGTAAAGCCGGGCCGTAGCGAGGACGACTTTACGGAAGTCACCCTGCCGGAAACCGTGCCCGCTACGACCACCTTCGTCACCGAGGGGGCGTACTCGCTGCTAGCCAAACTCAAAAACGCGGAGGAAGAAGAATAG
- a CDS encoding CusA/CzcA family heavy metal efflux RND transporter, protein MFDRLIHFSIHNKLIIGLLTLALVAWGGYSLSRLPIDAVPDITTNQVVVYTVAPSLAAGDIERLVSFPVEQSVATIPGREEVRSFSRFGLSVVTIVFQDKVDIYWARQQVAERLREAESQIPQGVGRPELAPVSTGLGEVYQYLVRAKPGYEKKYDARELRTIQDWIVRRQLLGTPGVADVSSFGGLLKQYEIALDPARLRSLNVTVDQVYQAVARNNQNAGGAYIDQKPTAYYIRTEGLAENGADLGNIVVRNTQGGLPVLVRDVAQVRLGSAVRYGAMTRNNEGEVTGGIVLMLKGANANEVIQAVKQRMETVRKSLPEGVTIDVYLDRSDLVGRAIGTVEKNLAEGALIVIFVLVLFLGNWRAGLVVASVIPLAMLFAISMMRLFGVSGNLLSLGAIDFGLVVDGAVIIVEAIVHRLHRHAGVAAHPDGEQGRLTSGQMNEATYEAASQIRSSAAFGEIIILIVYLPLLALAGIEGKMFRPMAETVAFAIIGAFILSLTYVPMMSALALSRHTEHKRNFSDRMMGWLEARYRPVLEWALRRRALVLGSAVALFAGSLLLFRTLGGEFIPQLAEGDFAIEMRTLTGSSLSYTVDKGLQAGGILKKQFPEVKEVVARIGAAEIPTDPMPVEAADVMVVLEKDQRKWTSANTQEELAEKMAAALSVIPGVTFGFQQPIQMRFNELISGAKQDVVLKIYGEDLQLLGRYANQAAALVRQVEGAEDVYVEQVTGLPQIVVKLDRNRLARFGLNADDVNRTVQTAFAGQSAGQLFEQERRFDVVLRLAPELRQSIDNVRQLLIATPAGEQVPLEQVATVDLQEGPNQIQRDDAKRRISVAFNVRGRDVESIVEELQGQVDRQLKMAPGYYTTYGGQFENLRQATERLSIAVPVALLLIFVLLFFTFRSFKQSVMIFTAIPLSAIGGVVALWLRGMPFSISAGVGFIALFGVAVLNGIVLIGYFNQLKAEGMSNLYHRILTGTQVRLRPVLMTATVASLGFLPMALSTSAGAEVQRPLATVVIGGLVTATLLTLLVLPVLYALSERKQTASPKPTAPVPAALLVVVLALGGLLGPTPTQAQGSLTSTQAVSQALQANGTVQAAQRALEAQQALRRTTYDVGRTTLLGTYGQVNSPLSDNVVSIGQSLALPGYYKAQAGLSQALIAGREQQLAQVQAELRRQVRRSYEQAVFARHRLRTLRGQDSIYSEFLRSAQLRFKTGEVARLEPANAIIQQGETQNLLAQAQADYVIARRQLQALLQAPQLVAVADSTLQRLPAPAGGDTALLAATPQARALRQQIAERQAETRLEQAQGLPQVTVGYTNQSLRGTYEVDGRPQTYGTGDRFQSVQAGVAIPLLRGPQKARVQAAKLQEQAAAATYQRYQAEAAAQLDELRTRLQEQQRRVQFYEQTALPQAAVIVRLSQRAYKAGETTYSELLLNLERALAVRTAYLDAVLQHNHTVIDLDYLLGTAAQ, encoded by the coding sequence AGTCGACATCTACTGGGCCCGCCAGCAGGTGGCCGAGCGCCTGCGGGAGGCCGAAAGCCAGATTCCGCAGGGCGTGGGCCGCCCCGAGCTGGCCCCCGTGAGCACCGGCCTGGGCGAAGTGTACCAGTATCTGGTGCGGGCCAAGCCCGGCTACGAAAAGAAGTATGACGCCCGCGAGCTGCGCACCATTCAGGACTGGATAGTGCGCCGCCAGCTGCTGGGCACGCCCGGTGTGGCCGACGTGAGCTCCTTCGGGGGCCTGCTCAAGCAGTACGAAATTGCCCTGGACCCGGCCCGGCTCCGCTCGCTGAACGTGACGGTGGACCAGGTGTACCAGGCGGTGGCGCGCAACAACCAGAACGCCGGCGGGGCCTACATCGACCAGAAGCCCACGGCCTACTACATCCGCACCGAAGGCCTGGCCGAGAATGGCGCCGATTTGGGCAACATCGTGGTGCGCAACACCCAGGGCGGGCTGCCCGTGCTGGTGCGCGACGTGGCCCAGGTGCGCCTGGGCTCGGCCGTGCGCTACGGGGCCATGACCCGCAACAACGAGGGCGAAGTCACCGGCGGCATCGTGCTCATGCTCAAGGGGGCCAACGCCAATGAAGTTATCCAGGCCGTGAAGCAGCGCATGGAAACCGTGCGCAAGTCCCTGCCCGAGGGCGTGACCATCGACGTGTACCTGGACCGCTCCGACCTGGTGGGCCGCGCCATCGGCACCGTGGAGAAAAACCTGGCGGAAGGGGCGCTCATCGTGATTTTCGTGCTGGTGCTGTTCCTGGGCAACTGGCGCGCCGGCCTGGTGGTGGCCTCCGTCATTCCGCTGGCCATGCTCTTTGCCATCAGCATGATGCGCCTATTTGGCGTGTCGGGCAACCTGCTCTCGCTGGGCGCCATCGACTTCGGGCTCGTGGTCGACGGCGCCGTCATCATTGTCGAGGCCATCGTGCACCGCCTGCACCGCCACGCGGGCGTCGCGGCCCACCCCGACGGGGAGCAGGGCCGCCTGACCAGCGGACAGATGAACGAAGCGACTTACGAGGCGGCCTCCCAGATTCGGTCCTCCGCCGCCTTCGGCGAAATCATCATTCTCATCGTGTACCTGCCCCTGCTGGCCCTGGCCGGCATCGAGGGCAAGATGTTCCGGCCCATGGCCGAGACCGTGGCCTTCGCTATCATCGGTGCCTTTATCCTGTCGCTGACCTACGTGCCGATGATGTCGGCGCTGGCCCTGAGCCGCCACACGGAGCACAAGCGCAACTTCTCCGACCGCATGATGGGTTGGCTGGAAGCTCGCTACCGCCCGGTGCTGGAGTGGGCCCTGCGCCGCCGGGCGCTGGTGCTGGGCTCGGCCGTGGCCCTGTTTGCGGGCTCGCTGCTGCTGTTTCGCACCCTGGGCGGGGAGTTTATTCCGCAGCTCGCGGAAGGCGACTTCGCCATCGAGATGCGCACGCTCACGGGCTCTTCGCTGAGCTATACCGTCGACAAAGGGCTTCAGGCCGGGGGCATCCTGAAAAAGCAGTTTCCAGAAGTCAAGGAGGTCGTGGCCCGCATCGGCGCGGCGGAGATTCCCACCGACCCCATGCCGGTGGAAGCCGCCGACGTGATGGTGGTGCTGGAAAAAGACCAGCGCAAATGGACTTCGGCGAATACACAGGAGGAGCTGGCCGAGAAGATGGCCGCGGCGCTGAGCGTGATTCCCGGCGTCACTTTCGGCTTTCAGCAGCCCATTCAGATGCGCTTCAACGAATTGATTTCGGGGGCCAAGCAGGACGTAGTGCTCAAGATTTACGGCGAGGACCTGCAGCTGCTGGGCCGCTACGCCAACCAGGCCGCGGCCCTGGTGCGCCAGGTCGAAGGGGCGGAGGACGTGTACGTGGAACAGGTCACCGGCCTGCCCCAGATTGTGGTGAAGCTGGACCGCAACCGCCTGGCCCGCTTCGGGCTGAACGCCGACGACGTGAACCGCACCGTGCAGACGGCCTTCGCCGGGCAAAGCGCCGGGCAGCTCTTTGAGCAGGAGCGCCGCTTCGACGTGGTGCTGCGCCTGGCCCCGGAGCTGCGCCAGAGCATCGACAACGTGCGCCAGCTGCTCATCGCCACGCCCGCCGGCGAGCAGGTGCCGCTGGAGCAGGTGGCCACCGTGGACCTGCAGGAAGGGCCCAACCAGATTCAGCGCGACGACGCCAAGCGCCGTATCTCCGTGGCCTTCAACGTGCGCGGGCGCGACGTGGAAAGCATCGTCGAGGAGCTGCAGGGCCAGGTGGACCGGCAGCTGAAAATGGCTCCCGGCTACTACACCACTTACGGCGGGCAGTTCGAGAACCTGCGCCAGGCCACCGAGCGTCTGAGCATCGCCGTGCCGGTGGCGCTGCTGCTGATTTTCGTGCTGCTGTTCTTCACCTTCCGCTCCTTCAAGCAGTCGGTGATGATTTTCACAGCCATTCCCCTGTCGGCCATCGGCGGTGTGGTGGCCCTGTGGCTGCGCGGGATGCCCTTCAGTATCTCGGCCGGGGTAGGCTTTATTGCCCTCTTCGGGGTGGCCGTGCTCAACGGCATCGTGCTCATCGGCTACTTCAATCAGCTCAAGGCCGAAGGCATGAGCAACCTCTACCACCGCATCCTCACCGGCACCCAGGTGCGCCTGCGCCCGGTGCTGATGACGGCCACCGTGGCCTCGTTGGGCTTCCTGCCCATGGCCCTGAGCACGTCGGCGGGTGCAGAAGTGCAGCGCCCCCTGGCCACGGTGGTCATCGGCGGCCTGGTTACGGCCACGCTGCTCACGCTGCTGGTGCTGCCGGTACTTTACGCGCTTTCCGAGCGTAAGCAGACGGCGTCACCAAAGCCCACGGCACCGGTTCCGGCTGCCCTGCTGGTCGTGGTCCTGGCGTTGGGCGGGTTGCTAGGGCCCACCCCCACGCAGGCCCAAGGCTCGTTGACTTCCACGCAGGCGGTTAGCCAAGCCCTGCAGGCCAACGGCACAGTACAAGCTGCCCAGCGCGCGCTGGAAGCCCAGCAGGCGCTGCGGCGCACGACCTACGACGTAGGCCGCACCACCCTGCTGGGTACCTATGGGCAGGTGAACTCGCCCTTGTCCGACAACGTGGTGAGCATCGGCCAGTCGCTGGCCCTGCCGGGCTACTACAAGGCTCAGGCGGGACTGAGCCAAGCCCTCATCGCCGGCCGTGAGCAGCAGCTGGCCCAGGTGCAGGCCGAGCTGCGCCGGCAGGTGCGGCGCAGCTACGAGCAGGCCGTATTTGCCCGGCACCGGCTGCGTACGCTGCGTGGCCAGGACAGCATCTACTCCGAGTTTCTACGCTCAGCCCAATTGCGCTTCAAAACCGGCGAAGTGGCCCGTCTGGAGCCGGCCAACGCCATCATCCAGCAGGGCGAAACCCAGAACCTGCTGGCCCAGGCCCAAGCCGACTACGTGATTGCCCGGCGGCAGCTGCAGGCCCTGCTGCAAGCCCCCCAGCTGGTGGCCGTGGCCGACAGCACCCTGCAGCGGCTCCCTGCGCCAGCGGGCGGCGACACCGCGCTGCTGGCGGCGACGCCCCAGGCGCGGGCCTTGCGCCAGCAGATTGCCGAGCGGCAGGCGGAAACCCGCCTGGAGCAGGCGCAGGGCTTGCCCCAGGTCACGGTGGGCTACACCAACCAGTCGCTGCGCGGCACCTACGAGGTCGACGGGCGCCCGCAGACGTACGGCACCGGCGACCGGTTCCAGAGCGTGCAGGCCGGCGTGGCCATTCCCTTGCTGCGCGGGCCGCAAAAGGCCCGGGTGCAGGCCGCCAAGCTGCAGGAGCAAGCCGCCGCAGCCACCTACCAGCGCTACCAGGCCGAGGCCGCCGCCCAATTGGACGAGCTGCGCACCCGCCTGCAGGAGCAGCAGCGCCGGGTACAGTTCTACGAGCAAACGGCCCTGCCCCAGGCCGCCGTCATCGTGCGGCTAAGCCAGCGGGCCTACAAGGCCGGCGAAACGACCTACTCTGAATTGCTGCTCAACCTGGAGCGGGCCCTGGCCGTGCGCACCGCCTACCTCGACGCCGTGCTGCAGCACAACCACACCGTCATCGACCTGGACTACCTGCTCGGCACGGCCGCGCAGTAG